The Toxoplasma gondii ME49 chromosome XII, whole genome shotgun sequence genome includes a region encoding these proteins:
- a CDS encoding hypothetical protein (encoded by transcript TGME49_249610), with the protein MEFAGAPPVDDEADPTNCLPAEETVERGDAAALQDDLPLEADEASRVEEASNAGREEERQEGEILAESQGEERGPWAHMFRQGGTDRRRGFRNSGPYGRPRGDSGFHRRRQDARDLPPWSQVRRSRGRGFRGDRDREEASLSVKEKRWMCLRTLFVTVGDEMALIPQQIQKLAREAETAIVQDREEEREKAEKKLRDRTRRGDDELESRAAEENEETDATDTAEKKAETAGEETPEKSEGQKEKNLEDRLVELLVDCASQLPLKVGIYSCVVGLWFKKSRLRSVCTRIVERSFQRFEAAIKEGKFFDAKLLLRFFVALAGSFVVSTESVFETMMALLSLCAELPPSSTTEQLLLLTLAALPWLSSRLWETHRGAVEEVLALSQQISSPASAEALLLRQACLPVRDAPFGTDGEENSIVASLGLHKSRVETLVEALGFMEQVQWKSKATFRFFQSADLFPLLKPSEAAAARFPVCSLPALTLTVEDLRQIRALPISSGLRLPVSIEKVDVPLSPHDRWILEDHFLTLLYSFRDNVTLCAEALLRVPVDHDQFDYVLVECLFSAMLRLPHAPLAADAADASFFVTRVIQRACQMQNSLVGVVEASLTSLLKHAAQFDFQSMRVLADFFAYWLNLWEGRMSLLEEWLSLSIPPACVKVFVRHAFEKAFRFRYRPNLLELLPDCVIPYIPPEPIPACPYTAEPPHESLPLPGAPPPPPAAELPLTITSYPGHLEFLEVQKLLFFSFRQPGDAGRQAQKAGAHSRGASNVAGDREAALDEHEAEREECEERGEDGEKEEREEEREEREEEREERADREDDKRAWMQYKLAKLLRGRLHRKTWKKRERRSFSESAEDAVDASSKRGLNDESREEETKDSRDAFEADSGPYEDDEEGHLWTLTDLSQVLVFALLARGLKTLTHSERLVENYFPVFQFLKKGASHKAFLEMRPATLEAAGDDEDARDGDDSDTEMEEETDEEGLTKAERRSQEVEEAFLKAIFDFWKHSRQKTVLTVRHFQRFDVVSKEGVVRFVFDSLTPTDRDDSRVMELFDLLLQLSIQEFESKKETALQLSQDCSDDAERNARGKAVSAAVEALEAVQTLLHFIVVGFMRELLREDQAARRVSLHARLLYLARDYGRYIDVSRLHVHIGDAMTDELNQLLTVSSQVQTQYFFLDREPGGLLGSLAGELDEQREGFHAEACENGGL; encoded by the exons ATGGAGTTCGCCGGCGCTCCTCCGGTCGACGACGAGGCCGACCCCACAAACTGTCTCCCCGCCGAGGAGACGGTCGAGCGAGGCGACGCGGCCGCCCTCCAAGACGACCTCCCCCTCGAGGCTGACGAGGCGAGTCGCGTGGAAGAGGCGTCAAACGcaggacgcgaagaagaacgacaagaaggagaaataCTTGCGGAGAGTcaaggcgaagagcgaggaccCTGGGCGCACATGTTTCGACAGGGCGGGACGGACAGGAGGCGCGGCTTTCGGAACTCCGGTCCATACGGACGtccgcgaggagacagtgggTTCCATCGGCGGCGACAAGACGCGCGCGATTTACCGCCGTGGTCGCAGGTCCGTCGGAGCCGTGGGCGAGGCTTTCGGGGAGACCGCGACCGAGAAGAGGCATCTTTGAGtgtgaaggagaagcggTGGATGTGTCTCCGGACGCTGTTCGTCACGGTGGGAGACGAAATGGCGCTGATTCCTCAACAGATTCAAAAGCTTGCGCGGGAGGCTGAGACCGCGATCGTCCAGgatcgagaggaagaacgcgagaaggcagagaagaagctccgGGACCGCACCCgaagaggcgacgacgaACTGGAGAGTCGTGCAgcggaggaaaacgaagagactgACGCCACAGAtacggcggagaagaaggcggagacagcaggcgaagagacacccgaaaaatcggaaggacagaaggaaaaaaatcTAGAAGACCGCCTGGTGGAACTCCTCGTCGACTGCGCCAGCCAGCTTCCTCTCAAAGTTG GAATCTATTCGTGCGTCGTCGGACTTTGGTTCAAGAAGAGTCGCTTGAGGTCGGTGTGCACTCGCATCGTGGAGAGGAGTTTTCAGAGGTTTGAGGCGGCCATCAAGGAAGGAAAGTTCTTCGACGCGAAACTGCTTCTGCGCTTCTTTGTCGCGCTCGCTGGAAGCTTCGTCGTCTCaact GAGAGCGTCTTCGAGACCATGATGgcgcttctttccctctgtgCCGAACTGCCGCCGAGTTCGACCACagagcagcttcttcttttgaCCCTC GCTGCCTTGCCGTGGCTGAGCTCGCGACTGTGGGAGACGCACCGCGGCGCCGTCGAAGAGgtccttgctctctctcagcagatttcttctcccgcctctgcggaagctcttcttctgcgacAGGCCTGTCTGCCTGTTCGCGACGCACCCTTCGGGaccgacggagaagagaattcgatcgtcgcctctctcggcctGCACAAAAGCCGAGTGGAGACTCTCGTCGAGGCACTTGGATTCATGGAACAG GTTCAGTGGAAGTCGAAGGCgacgtttcgtttcttccagtCGGCAGatttgtttcctctgctgAAACCGAGTGAAGCAGCGGCGGCGCGGTTCCCAGTGTGTTCCCTTCCTGCTCTGACGCTCACGGTGGAGGACTTGCGGCAGATTCGCGCGCTCCCGATTTCAAGTGGACTTCGCTTGCCTGTCTCGATCGAAAAAGTTGACGTTCCGCTGTCGCCTCACGATCGATG GATCCTCGAAGATCACTTCCTCACGCTGCTCTACAGCTTCAGAGACAACGTGACTCTCTGTGCAGAGGCGCTCTTGCGGGTGCCTGTCGACCATGATCAGTTCGACTACGTTCTCGTCGAG tgtCTGTTCAGCGCGATGCTTCGCCTGCCGCACGCCCCTCTCGCAGCCGACGCTGCGGACGCGTCGTTTTTCGTCACGCGTGTCATCCAGCGCGCCTGTCAGATGCAGAACTCCCTCGTCGGAGTCGTGGAGGCGAGCCTTACGTCTTTGCTGAAGCATGCAGCGCAGTTTGATTTCCAGTCGATGAGG GTGTTGGCGGACTTCTTTGCGTATTGGCTGAACCTGTGGGAGGGCCGCATGAGCTTGCTCGAGGAGTGGCTGAGCTTGTCGATCCCTCCTGCTTGCGTCAAAGTCTTCGTTCGACATGCGTTCGAAAAGGCCTTCCGCTTCCGCTACCGCCCAAATCTG ctgGAGCTGCTGCCGGACTGCGTGATTCCGTACATTCCGCCGGAGCCTATCCCGGCTTGTCCGTACACCGCAGAGCCTCCGCACGAAAGTCTGCCGCTTCCTGGTGCGCCTCCACCACCGCCGGCGGCGGAGTTGCCTCTGACGATCACGTCGTACCCCGGGCATTTGGAGTTTTTGGAAGTGCAGAAGCTCcttttcttcagcttccgCCAGCCCGGCGACGCTGGCCGTCAGGCCCAGAAGGCCGGTGCGCATTCCAGAGGCGCGAGCAACGTAGCAGGCGACAGGGAGGCGGCGCTGGACGAGCAcgaggccgagagagaagagtgcgaagagaggggagaggatggcgagaaagaagaaagggaagaagagagagaagaaagggaagaagagagagaagaaagagcagacagGGAGGACGACAAGCGTGCGTGGATGCAGTACAAGTTGGCAAAGCTTTTGCGAGGTCGTTTGCATCGCAAGacgtggaagaagcgagagaggcggtcCTTTTCAGAGTCGGCCGAGGACGCCGTCGACGCTTCTTCAAAGCGTGGACTGAACGACGAgtcgcgcgaagaagaaacgaaagacagcagagacgcgttcGAGGCGGACTCCGGTCCgtacgaagacgacgaagaggggCACCTGTGGACCCTGACGGATCTTTCGCAGGTGCTTGTCTTTGCGCTCCTCGCCAGAGGATTGAAGACTCTCACGCACTCTGAGAGACTTGTGGAGAACTACTTCCCTGTGTTCCAGTTTTTGAAGAAGGGTGCCTCACACAAGGCTTTCCTAGAGATGAGACCCGCCACACTCGAGGCAGCGGGAGATGACGAAGACGCtcgcgacggagacgacagcgacacagagatggaagaagaaacagacgaggaaggcctGACCAAGGCCGAACGCCGGTCtcaagaagtcgaggaagccTTCCTCAAAGCCATCTTTGACTTCTGGAAACACTCCCGACAGAA AACGGTGTTGACCGTCCGACACTTTCAGCGGTTTGACGTGGTTTCGAAGGAGGGTGTGGTGCGTTTCGTCTTTGACTCTCTAACGCCCACAGATCGAG ACGACAGCCGCGTCATGGAGCTCTTCGACCTCCTGTTACAGCTGAGCATTCAAGAATTCGAGTCCAA gaaagagacagcacTTCAGCTGAGTCAAGACTGCAGCGatgatgcagagagaaacgcgagagggaaggccgtctctgctgcagtcGAGGCCCTGGAAGCTGTTCAGACG CTTCTGCACTTCATTGTGGTCGGCTTCATGCGCGAACTGCTGAGAGAAGACCAAGCAGCAAGGCGTGTGAGTCTTCACGCCAGGCTCCTCTACCTCGCTCGTGACTATGGAAGATACATCGACGTCTCGCGACTGCACGTCCAC ATTGGCGACGCGATGACCGACGAATTAAACCAGCTGTTGACAGTGAGCAGCCAAGTTCAAACTCAGTATTTCTTCCTGGATCGCGAGCCGGGGGGGCTTCTGGGGTCACTCGCTGGCGAACTCGacgagcagcgagaaggcTTCCACGCCGAAGCTTGCGAAAATGGAGGACTTTAA
- the HDAC2 gene encoding histone deacetylase HDAC2 (encoded by transcript TGME49_249620~Gene product name based on ToxoDB Community Expert Annotation.) — protein sequence MGRRKSVLYFYDENIGNFHYGPSHPMKPHRVRMTHDLIQAYDLLQSMDIVKPLKPAVEDLTRFHANDYVDFLRASAQSRLEASLSPRPFLFFSPSPAAARSASRPSPPPQAEGAAAVSAGASGVSVVQSGSGSRVRSTLHPLRSESRSVSPATSAFDSRVPPEAVGADALSSTDARGRTPPKSLGADLGPGGWSRAATQKPPFLQASSGDGAHGPLGLQCPSAAEETGTGGQAPAWAPPGVSPSLRRGEDANGLLSSAAFDEEVAAPPVPLSSSLADQMARFNVGEDCPVFDGLWEYCQTYSGGSIEGARRVVRGEYDWAINWAGGLHHGKKHEASGFCYINDCVLAALEFLRFKHRVLYVDVDIHHGDGVEEAFYTSPRVLCCSFHKYGDYFPGTGALDDVGIDEGLGYSVNVPLSEGVDDAMYTRLFRQVMDMIMESYRPEAVVLQCGADSLSGDRLGCFNLSIDGHSEAVRYFCSKDVPALFLGGGGYTLRNVPRCWATETGYVLGLSLNPNIPEESEYVGYYGPDSTLHVRTSNMENRNEDSYVQHVIERISQTLKDHVRPVGAQISANYFLDDSVMDKSDQIRALLADEEEEKAMDSSGDAEDADGAGRFEEISNRNRG from the exons atggggaggaggaagagcgttCTCTACTTCTACGACG AGAACATCGGAAATTTCCATTATGGACCGTCGCATCCAATGAAGCCGCACCGCGTGCGGATGACTCACGACCTCATTCAGGCTTACGACCTCCTTCAAAGCATGGACATCGTG AAACCGCTGAAGCCCGCCGTCGAGGACCTGACGCGCTTCCACGCGAACGACTACGTCGATTTCCTTCGGGCGTCTGCACAATCGCGTCTCGAagcttctttgtctccccggccatttctcttcttctctccgtctccggcTGCCGCGCGATCTGCGTCGCGCCCGTCGCCTCCCCCGCAGGCGGAAGGcgccgctgctgtctctgcgggagcctcaggtgtctccgtGGTCCAGAGCGGCTCTGGCTCGAGAGTCCGCTCAACTCTGCATCCCCTGCGGTCTGAGAgccgttctgtctcgccggCGACTTCGGCATTCGACTCGCGAGTTCCCCCCGAGGCGGTTGGTGCGGATGCGTTGAGCAGCACGGACGCGCGAGGTCGGACGCCGCCGAAAAGCCTCGGAGCGGACCTCGGACCGGGAGGCTGGAGCAGAGCCGCGACCCAGAAGCCGCCGTTCCTCCAGGCCTCCTCCGGCGACGGGGCGCACGGGCCCCTTGGGCTCCAGTGCCCGAGCgcggcggaggagacagggacggGCGGGCAGGCGCCGGCGTGGGCTCCACCcggggtgtctccgtccctGCGGCGGGGCGAGGACGCCAACGGCTTGCTGAGTTCGGCAGCGTTCGACGAAGAGGTTGCGGCGCCTCCTGtgcctctctcgtcctcgctggCGGATCAAATGGCCCGGTTCAACGTCGGAGAAGACTGTCCGGTCTTCGACGGACTCTGGGAGTACTGCCAGACCTACAGCGGAGGCAGCATCGAGGGCGCGCGACGCGTCGTGAGAGGAGAGTACGACTGGGCAATCAACTG GGCAGGGGGCCTCCACCACGGAAAGAAACACGAAGCCAGTGGCTTTTGTTACATCAACGACTGCGTCTTGGCTGCCCTCGAATTCCTGCGTTTCAAACATCGGGTGCTCTATGTCGACGTCGACATCCACCACGGCGATGGAGTCGAAGAAGCGTTCTACACTTCTCCCAG AGTTCTCTGTTGCTCTTTTCACAAATACGGCGACTACTTTCCGGGCACCGGCGCGCTGGACGATGTCGGAATCGACGAGGGCCTCGGCTACTCTGTCAACGTACCTCTGAGTGAGGGGGTGGATGACGCCATGTACACGCGTCTGTTCAGACAG GTCATGGACATGATTATGGAGTCCTACCGACCAGAAGCTGTCGTCCTCCAGTGCGGCGCCGATTCGCTTTCCGGGGATCGTCTCGGCTGTTTCAACCTCTCCATCGATG GTCACAGCGAAGCAGTGCGGTACTTCTGCAGTAAAGACGTCCCTGCACTGTTTCTCGGCGGCGGGGGCTACACGCTCCGGAATGTCCCTCGGTGTtgggcgacggagacaggctACGTTCTTGGCCTCTCTCTCAATCCCA acaTCCCGGAAGAGAGCGAGTACGTCGGCTACTACGGCCCCGACTCGACACTGCATGTACGCACGTCCAACATGGAAAATCGAAATGAAGACAGCTACGTTCAACATGTCAT AGAAAGAATTTCGCAGACACTGAAGGATCATGTGCGCCCCGTTGGCGCCCAGATTAGCGCCA ATTATTTCCTGGACGATAGCGTGATGGACAAGAGTGATCAAATCCGGGCACTGCtagcagacgaagaggaagagaaagcaa TGGACTCGAgtggagacgccgaggacGCAGACGGCGCTGGACGCTTCGAGGAGATCTCGAACAGGAATCGTGGGTAA